In the genome of Granulibacter bethesdensis CGDNIH1, one region contains:
- the fabZ gene encoding 3-hydroxyacyl-ACP dehydratase FabZ, which produces MDQSVPSENQPETGEGRTIIDIAGIMKMIPHRYPFLLVDRVIDIVRGERGIGIKNVTASESHFAGHFPNHPVMPGVLIIESMAQTAAVLVVDALGTDAEGRVVYFMSIEGAKFRRPVVPGDQLRIECERLQHRGNVWKFRGTARVDGQIVAEASFAAMILRPSPAQQAEA; this is translated from the coding sequence ATGGACCAGAGCGTACCTTCCGAGAACCAGCCGGAAACCGGCGAAGGCCGGACTATTATCGACATTGCGGGTATCATGAAGATGATCCCGCATCGTTACCCGTTTCTTTTGGTTGATCGGGTGATCGACATCGTCCGGGGCGAGCGTGGCATCGGCATCAAGAATGTCACAGCCAGCGAAAGTCATTTTGCCGGGCACTTCCCCAATCATCCGGTGATGCCAGGGGTGCTGATCATCGAGAGCATGGCGCAGACGGCAGCGGTGTTGGTGGTCGATGCCCTGGGGACGGATGCTGAAGGGCGCGTAGTGTATTTCATGTCCATCGAGGGCGCGAAATTCCGCCGCCCGGTGGTGCCGGGGGACCAACTGCGTATTGAGTGCGAACGCTTGCAGCATCGTGGCAATGTCTGGAAATTCCGCGGCACAGCCCGTGTGGATGGGCAGATCGTTGCAGAGGCCAGTTTCGCAGCCATGATCCTGCGGCCTTCTCCTGCCCAGCAGGCTGAGGCATGA
- the lpxA gene encoding acyl-ACP--UDP-N-acetylglucosamine O-acyltransferase produces MNPVTELKPATIHPTAIISPSAKIGAGVSIGPFCAVGPDVELSDGVTLVSHVVVDGHTVIGEGATLWPFCSVGLAPQDLKYRGEPTRTEIGARTQIREHCTIHRGTVTGTGLTKVGSDCLLMAVAHVAHDCEVGNNVIIANNVVMGGHVTIGDHAGIMGAAAIHQFVRIGRCAWVGGVSGVERDVIPFGMVMGNRAWLAGLNIVGLKRRGYDRSEIHRLRAAFRILYRDTSVDDGVFQERVQRVAAEYGEDRLIAEMLAFIAAPSHRGLIRNGVRDDGAEPA; encoded by the coding sequence ATGAATCCAGTGACCGAGTTGAAGCCCGCCACGATCCACCCCACTGCGATCATATCCCCCTCGGCCAAAATCGGGGCAGGGGTGAGCATCGGACCATTCTGCGCCGTGGGACCGGATGTAGAGCTGTCGGATGGTGTGACCCTTGTCTCCCATGTGGTTGTGGATGGTCATACGGTGATCGGGGAGGGGGCAACGCTCTGGCCGTTCTGCTCTGTCGGTCTGGCTCCTCAGGATCTGAAATACCGTGGAGAGCCGACCCGTACCGAAATCGGTGCTCGCACCCAGATTCGTGAACATTGCACCATTCACCGTGGCACGGTCACGGGCACCGGTCTTACCAAAGTCGGCTCCGACTGCCTGCTGATGGCAGTGGCGCATGTCGCACATGATTGCGAGGTCGGTAACAACGTCATCATCGCCAATAATGTGGTTATGGGCGGGCATGTGACCATTGGTGACCATGCTGGCATTATGGGGGCAGCGGCGATCCATCAGTTCGTCCGCATCGGTCGCTGCGCCTGGGTGGGTGGTGTTTCCGGCGTTGAGCGTGACGTGATCCCGTTTGGCATGGTGATGGGTAATCGCGCATGGCTGGCCGGGCTGAATATCGTCGGTCTGAAGCGCCGGGGCTATGATCGCTCCGAAATTCACCGTCTGCGCGCGGCGTTTCGCATCCTGTATCGTGATACCTCAGTCGATGACGGGGTGTTTCAGGAGCGCGTGCAGCGTGTTGCCGCGGAATACGGCGAGGATCGTCTGATCGCGGAGATGCTGGCATTTATTGCGGCTCCCAGCCATCGTGGTCTGATTCGCAATGGCGTGCGTGATGACGGGGCTGAACCAGCCTGA
- a CDS encoding LpxI family protein produces MAGSFVPDMKMALDAPPALGIIAGSGDLPGRVAAAAMRAGRDVFIIAVEGHAEPEVVGPYPHAFVRVGAAGRILALLKQAGCRDLVLVGPVKRPSILQLRPDAEGARILTRIGKAAFAGDDGLLAAVVRVLAEEGFQVIGAHDVLTDIVGPAGVMTRVVPDKTAQLDITRGIAVVQALGAVDVGQGCVVQQGIALAVEAIEGTDAMLARSATVARPGPGGVLIKLVKPGQDRRADLPTLGPRTVRAATEAGLRGIAFEAGGTILTAQAEMVRLADEGGLFLIGIDPAAFKPDIA; encoded by the coding sequence ATGGCTGGCTCTTTCGTGCCGGATATGAAGATGGCATTGGATGCGCCGCCGGCACTCGGCATCATTGCTGGCAGTGGCGATCTGCCGGGTCGCGTCGCCGCTGCTGCGATGCGTGCCGGTCGGGATGTTTTCATCATCGCTGTGGAAGGCCATGCCGAGCCTGAGGTGGTTGGGCCTTATCCTCATGCTTTTGTTCGTGTGGGAGCGGCAGGACGTATTCTGGCTCTGTTGAAACAGGCTGGATGCCGCGATCTGGTGCTGGTTGGACCGGTCAAGCGTCCTTCTATCCTGCAGTTGCGTCCGGATGCGGAAGGGGCACGCATTCTGACACGGATTGGCAAGGCTGCCTTTGCCGGGGATGATGGCTTGCTGGCGGCTGTGGTGAGGGTGCTGGCCGAAGAAGGCTTTCAGGTCATCGGTGCCCACGATGTGTTGACTGATATTGTCGGTCCGGCTGGTGTGATGACCAGAGTGGTTCCGGATAAAACCGCACAGCTTGATATTACCCGTGGAATCGCGGTGGTGCAGGCGCTTGGGGCGGTGGATGTCGGACAGGGCTGCGTCGTGCAGCAGGGGATTGCTCTGGCGGTCGAGGCCATTGAAGGCACGGATGCGATGCTGGCCCGCAGCGCGACGGTTGCCCGGCCGGGACCGGGTGGTGTTCTGATCAAGCTGGTCAAACCCGGTCAGGATCGCAGGGCCGATCTGCCGACCCTCGGCCCGCGCACGGTACGGGCAGCCACTGAGGCCGGGCTGCGCGGCATTGCGTTCGAGGCAGGGGGCACGATCCTGACTGCCCAGGCGGAGATGGTGCGTCTGGCGGATGAAGGTGGTCTTTTTCTGATCGGAATCGATCCTGCTGCGTTTAAACCGGACATTGCCTGA
- the gloA gene encoding lactoylglutathione lyase → MLKGRMLHTMVRVRNLDASVRFYTDLLGMRVLRRSENEAGRYTLVFVGYGATPDDGSLELTYNWGQDEGYDLGTGYGHIAIGVPDVAAACEAIRQGGGRVTREAGPVKGGTTVIAFVEDPDGYKIELIERS, encoded by the coding sequence ATGCTGAAGGGCCGCATGCTTCACACGATGGTCCGTGTGCGCAATCTGGATGCCAGCGTTCGTTTTTATACGGACTTGCTGGGGATGAGGGTTTTGCGCCGCAGTGAGAATGAAGCCGGACGCTACACTCTGGTTTTCGTGGGATATGGGGCGACGCCGGATGATGGCAGTCTGGAGTTGACCTATAATTGGGGTCAGGATGAAGGCTACGATCTCGGCACGGGGTATGGTCACATCGCCATCGGTGTTCCGGATGTGGCGGCTGCGTGTGAGGCGATCCGCCAGGGTGGAGGCCGTGTCACGCGGGAGGCCGGACCGGTGAAAGGCGGCACGACCGTGATTGCGTTTGTCGAAGACCCTGACGGCTATAAAATCGAACTGATCGAGCGGTCCTGA
- a CDS encoding YcjX family protein, with protein sequence MALSGFRLPGWDDIAGPALGGTSVVRIGVTGLARSGKTAFLTSVAANLLAQGAGLAALPALQTALQGRTLNVAIAPSGTDSIPRFDYAAHMASLAMDPPAWPDRTDTVSMLALDLTISRSGLASMLPERRIRLECLDYPGEWLLDLPMLAQDYEEWSGAVLTRLEGQAEAAGFLGFVKALPVSASADEAIAEEGARLYRAMLHRLREQGLTFLQPGRMLMPPPGLEPPWMGFFPSLARGGLGGLLSGRYDRYRQAIRDELMAPSFGHVDRLVVMADLLSALHAGPDAYADAASALGAVASALRWRGSWADSIPLLREAGRFLPEWLRSALLPGAIARAAFVASKADHVAERQRGNLAALMGLLTDSVPERFRQETARGGRTRAFAMASVRCTEDFVWTLDGHPVSAVRGRLNGSDRITRSYPGEVPDRPPEPSFWAHRFLAPPDFEPMRLPAGGRAGIPHLGLDTLLAWLLEDVL encoded by the coding sequence ATGGCGCTGTCCGGTTTCAGGCTTCCGGGCTGGGACGATATTGCCGGTCCGGCTCTGGGTGGTACATCGGTGGTACGGATCGGCGTCACTGGATTGGCCCGTTCCGGCAAGACTGCCTTTCTGACGTCGGTGGCGGCCAATCTTCTGGCGCAAGGGGCCGGCCTTGCCGCGCTGCCCGCTTTGCAGACTGCACTGCAAGGCCGTACTCTGAATGTGGCTATCGCCCCATCCGGCACGGACAGCATCCCCAGATTTGATTACGCCGCCCATATGGCGTCTCTTGCGATGGACCCGCCTGCATGGCCGGATCGGACCGATACTGTTTCCATGCTCGCGCTTGATCTGACGATCAGTCGCTCCGGTCTTGCCTCGATGTTGCCGGAGCGTCGTATCCGCCTCGAATGTCTCGATTATCCGGGCGAGTGGCTGCTGGATCTGCCGATGCTGGCGCAGGATTACGAGGAATGGTCCGGCGCGGTGCTGACGCGTCTGGAAGGGCAGGCAGAGGCCGCCGGATTTCTGGGCTTCGTCAAGGCGCTGCCGGTCTCGGCTTCTGCCGATGAGGCGATTGCGGAGGAGGGTGCGCGTCTGTATCGCGCCATGCTCCATCGCCTGCGGGAGCAGGGTCTGACCTTTCTTCAGCCGGGGCGGATGTTGATGCCTCCGCCGGGATTGGAGCCGCCATGGATGGGATTTTTTCCCAGCCTTGCCCGTGGCGGGCTGGGTGGACTGCTGAGCGGGCGTTACGACCGTTATCGTCAGGCAATCAGGGATGAACTGATGGCGCCTTCCTTCGGTCATGTAGATCGGCTGGTGGTGATGGCTGATCTGCTATCGGCACTCCATGCCGGACCGGATGCTTATGCGGATGCGGCTTCTGCACTGGGCGCGGTGGCTTCGGCGTTACGCTGGCGCGGTAGCTGGGCTGATTCCATTCCGTTGCTGCGTGAGGCCGGACGATTTTTGCCGGAATGGCTCCGCTCGGCCCTGTTGCCCGGCGCGATCGCACGGGCTGCGTTCGTCGCCAGCAAGGCGGATCACGTCGCGGAGCGTCAGCGCGGTAATCTGGCGGCGCTGATGGGCTTGCTGACGGATAGCGTTCCGGAGCGCTTCCGGCAGGAAACGGCGCGTGGAGGGCGCACACGTGCCTTCGCCATGGCCTCGGTCCGTTGCACGGAAGATTTCGTGTGGACGCTGGATGGCCATCCTGTCTCTGCCGTGCGCGGGCGGCTGAACGGCAGTGATCGCATCACTCGGTCCTATCCGGGCGAGGTGCCTGACCGGCCGCCTGAGCCATCATTCTGGGCGCACCGTTTTCTCGCTCCCCCGGATTTTGAGCCGATGCGTCTGCCGGCGGGTGGGCGGGCCGGCATTCCGCATCTTGGTCTCGATACACTCCTCGCATGGCTGCTGGAGGATGTGCTGTGA
- a CDS encoding DUF697 domain-containing protein, with protein sequence MSDPVTPRPIIAPRVETEGESPASAPSSARLKEPVFAEPETPPFIAPRVETDHLPAERLEQALPSIPLNPGPALGTLTLMASGAGLLGVGFAALLAVGFVMDQFARSAWLGGISLAVSLAGFGLLGAGFWRETRGLLALKAVDQERAAILGNDVDAARKAARRWSRHARHGADVLPAIEEAKSSAAIASLLRAGPVAALREESDALARAAAVQVFSATAAIPSPALDGFFVAWRGVRLVRQVAALHGMRPGLLGTLALLRRVTLSAAAVVTTDVALNAALQALGTHPLLRHVAGDMAGAGVAARRMLVLARVTAAACDPTQREK encoded by the coding sequence GTGAGTGATCCGGTCACGCCCCGTCCCATTATTGCCCCACGTGTGGAAACAGAGGGTGAGTCTCCTGCATCTGCCCCTTCCTCTGCGCGACTGAAGGAGCCGGTCTTCGCGGAGCCTGAAACCCCACCCTTCATCGCACCGCGTGTGGAGACAGATCACCTTCCCGCCGAGCGTCTGGAACAGGCATTGCCGTCCATTCCGCTCAATCCCGGCCCTGCTCTCGGCACGCTGACGTTGATGGCGTCCGGAGCAGGGCTGCTGGGAGTGGGGTTTGCGGCCCTGCTGGCGGTCGGTTTCGTGATGGATCAGTTCGCACGCAGTGCATGGCTGGGTGGAATCAGTCTTGCGGTTTCGCTCGCCGGTTTCGGTCTGCTGGGGGCTGGGTTCTGGCGGGAGACACGCGGATTATTGGCTCTGAAGGCAGTTGATCAGGAACGGGCGGCCATTCTTGGCAATGATGTTGATGCCGCGCGGAAAGCAGCACGCCGTTGGTCGCGCCATGCGCGTCATGGGGCGGACGTTCTGCCTGCCATCGAGGAAGCGAAGTCTTCTGCCGCGATTGCCTCCCTGCTGCGGGCAGGCCCGGTCGCGGCGTTGCGAGAGGAGAGCGATGCGCTGGCCCGTGCCGCGGCGGTGCAGGTGTTCAGTGCCACGGCCGCGATTCCGTCGCCTGCGCTGGACGGTTTTTTTGTGGCCTGGCGTGGCGTGCGGCTGGTGCGTCAGGTGGCGGCATTGCATGGGATGCGGCCCGGCCTGCTCGGTACGTTGGCCCTGTTGCGGCGGGTGACGCTTTCAGCGGCAGCGGTGGTGACGACGGATGTGGCACTGAATGCGGCCTTGCAGGCGCTGGGAACCCATCCATTGTTGCGCCACGTTGCGGGCGATATGGCGGGTGCCGGAGTCGCAGCCCGGCGTATGCTGGTGCTGGCGCGGGTTACGGCGGCGGCGTGCGATCCGACGCAGCGTGAGAAATAG
- the ruvX gene encoding Holliday junction resolvase RuvX, with product MSLFNVPDLQSRLSRNQRLLGIDPGSRIIGIALSDVLLGIASPYGSIRRGKLRVNAEEIAAIARKEEAGGMIIGLPLSMDGSFGPAAQAARDWAIALSDATGLPAALWDERETSSRVHQLLISSADLGRKRRAAVVDKMAAAVMLQSALDALPPISHAASDRTPPP from the coding sequence ATGTCCCTGTTCAACGTGCCCGATCTGCAAAGCCGACTCTCCCGCAATCAAAGGCTGCTCGGAATCGATCCCGGCAGCCGGATTATCGGCATCGCGCTGTCCGACGTCCTGCTGGGGATCGCCAGCCCATACGGTTCAATCAGACGCGGCAAGCTCCGCGTCAATGCAGAGGAAATCGCCGCGATCGCCCGCAAGGAAGAAGCCGGAGGCATGATTATCGGCCTGCCTTTGTCGATGGATGGCAGCTTCGGGCCGGCGGCTCAGGCGGCGCGGGATTGGGCAATTGCACTTTCTGATGCGACCGGCCTGCCGGCCGCTTTGTGGGATGAACGGGAAACCAGCAGCCGGGTACATCAGCTTCTGATCAGTTCCGCCGATCTTGGCCGCAAGAGAAGGGCTGCCGTAGTGGATAAAATGGCCGCTGCCGTGATGTTGCAATCAGCGCTGGACGCGTTGCCGCCTATTTCTCACGCTGCGTCGGATCGCACGCCGCCGCCGTAA
- the gatC gene encoding Asp-tRNA(Asn)/Glu-tRNA(Gln) amidotransferase subunit GatC, with translation MALDTGVVRRIARLARIHVDEADLGALQGELNAILGWVDQLEAVDVSAVDGIAPMTGPADIQADGETSLAVAPMRDDVVTEGDLSDKVLANAPDRAGPFFAVPKVVE, from the coding sequence ATGGCATTGGACACCGGCGTCGTCCGGCGCATCGCCCGGCTGGCACGCATTCATGTGGATGAGGCTGATCTGGGTGCGCTGCAAGGTGAATTGAACGCGATTCTTGGTTGGGTCGACCAACTGGAAGCGGTGGATGTCAGTGCGGTGGATGGAATCGCGCCGATGACCGGCCCGGCGGATATACAGGCGGATGGCGAGACCAGCCTGGCCGTTGCGCCGATGAGGGATGATGTGGTGACGGAAGGCGATCTGTCGGACAAGGTTCTGGCCAATGCGCCGGACCGTGCCGGACCGTTTTTTGCCGTGCCGAAGGTGGTGGAATAA
- the gatA gene encoding Asp-tRNA(Asn)/Glu-tRNA(Gln) amidotransferase subunit GatA → MSALTDLTIAEARDGLRAKRFSARELTDAHLGAIEALNPRLNAYITVTPDQARAQAAAADRVLASGEAGALTGIPVASKDMFCSEGIRTTAGSRILENFVPPYESAVTERMLRDGAVILGKANLDEFAMGSANLTSAYGPVENPWKRHDDDAVLVPGGSSGGSAAAVAAHLALGATGTDTGGSIRQPASYCGIAGIKPTYGRCSRWGIVAYASSLDQAGPFARTVRDNAILLRSMAGHDPRDSTSAMREVPDFEAACQRGVKGLRIGLPREYVADGMSEEIRTLWQNGAAMLRAAGAEVVDVSLPHTKHALASYYIIAPAEASSNLARYDGVRFGHRSSDNRDLNDLYERSRAEGFGAEVKRRIMVGTYVLSAGYYDAYYLKAQKVRALIARDFAEAFRSVDALLTPTAPSAAFAQGETIDDPVAMYLNDVFTVPINLAGLPAMSIPAGLSTTGLPLGLQIIGRAFDEETVFAVSAALEQAAAFTHRPALRADTLNAGA, encoded by the coding sequence ATGAGCGCGCTGACCGATCTGACCATTGCGGAGGCCCGGGACGGGCTGCGCGCAAAGCGTTTTTCAGCGCGGGAGCTGACCGATGCGCATCTCGGCGCGATCGAGGCTCTCAATCCGCGTCTGAATGCCTATATCACCGTGACGCCGGATCAGGCGCGCGCACAGGCCGCTGCTGCCGACCGCGTTCTTGCCTCCGGTGAGGCAGGGGCGCTGACAGGTATTCCGGTCGCCAGCAAGGATATGTTCTGCTCCGAGGGCATCCGCACCACGGCAGGCAGTCGCATTCTGGAAAATTTCGTGCCGCCTTACGAAAGCGCGGTGACGGAGCGGATGCTGCGTGACGGGGCCGTGATCCTCGGCAAGGCCAATCTGGATGAATTCGCGATGGGGTCTGCCAACCTGACCTCTGCTTATGGTCCGGTGGAAAATCCGTGGAAACGCCACGACGATGATGCGGTGCTGGTGCCGGGTGGTTCTTCCGGCGGTTCCGCGGCGGCTGTGGCCGCGCATCTGGCGCTGGGGGCAACCGGGACCGATACGGGTGGCTCAATCCGTCAGCCGGCCAGCTATTGCGGTATTGCCGGGATCAAGCCGACCTATGGGCGGTGCAGCCGCTGGGGGATTGTGGCCTACGCATCCTCGCTGGATCAAGCCGGTCCGTTTGCGCGCACAGTGAGGGATAATGCGATCCTGCTGCGTTCCATGGCCGGACATGATCCGCGTGACAGCACCAGCGCCATGCGTGAGGTGCCGGATTTCGAGGCCGCCTGTCAGCGTGGCGTCAAAGGACTGCGGATCGGCCTGCCGCGCGAATATGTCGCTGATGGCATGAGCGAGGAAATCCGCACGCTTTGGCAGAATGGTGCCGCCATGCTTCGTGCCGCCGGGGCCGAGGTGGTGGATGTCAGCCTGCCGCATACAAAGCATGCTCTGGCTTCCTACTACATCATCGCACCGGCGGAGGCGTCCTCGAACCTCGCGCGTTATGACGGTGTGCGGTTCGGCCATCGCTCCAGCGATAACAGGGATCTGAACGATCTCTATGAGCGCAGCCGGGCTGAAGGATTTGGTGCCGAAGTGAAGCGCCGCATCATGGTCGGCACATATGTGCTCTCGGCCGGCTATTACGACGCTTATTATCTGAAAGCGCAGAAGGTGCGTGCTCTGATCGCCCGCGATTTCGCGGAGGCTTTCCGCTCGGTCGATGCGCTGCTGACCCCGACCGCCCCGAGCGCGGCTTTCGCGCAGGGCGAGACTATCGACGACCCGGTGGCGATGTATCTGAACGACGTCTTCACCGTGCCGATCAATCTGGCCGGTCTGCCCGCCATGTCCATTCCTGCCGGGTTGAGCACAACCGGGTTGCCGCTCGGTTTGCAGATCATCGGGCGGGCTTTCGATGAGGAAACGGTCTTTGCCGTCTCGGCCGCGCTGGAACAGGCGGCTGCCTTCACTCATCGCCCCGCTTTGCGCGCCGATACTCTGAATGCTGGAGCCTGA
- the gatB gene encoding Asp-tRNA(Asn)/Glu-tRNA(Gln) amidotransferase subunit GatB: protein MSYTIEGATGAWELVIGLEVHAQVISQSKLFSGAATAFGAEPNSQVSLVDAALPGMLPVLNRECVAQAVRTGLGLKAHINPVSRFDRKNYFYADLPQGYQISQFAHPIVGSGTIEIELQDGSTRQIGVTRLHLEQDAGKSLHDQDPTRSFIDLNRSGVALMEIVSEPDMRSPEEAGAYLRKLRTILRYLGTCDGNMEEGSMRADVNVSVRRAGEPFRTRCEIKNVNSIRYVMQAIEAEAKRQIAIWEEGEEVDQETRLFDPSRGETRSMRSKEDAHDYRYFPDPDLLPLVLDEDWIEGLKASLPELPDEKSARFVSEYGLTRYDAGVLVAEQASAHFFETVAKGRDARLAANYITGDLFAVLNRTGRSITDSPISAEALGGLLDLLADNTINGRIAKEVFEAMAETGEHPADIVEARGLRQVTDTGAIDTAVAQVLEANPDKLAEYRSGKDKLFGFFVGQVMKAMQGKGNPALVNEALKKALG, encoded by the coding sequence ATGAGCTACACGATTGAGGGCGCAACCGGCGCATGGGAACTGGTGATCGGGCTGGAGGTTCATGCCCAGGTCATCAGCCAGTCCAAGCTCTTCAGCGGCGCGGCAACGGCGTTCGGTGCGGAGCCGAACTCCCAGGTCAGTCTGGTGGATGCCGCTCTGCCCGGTATGCTGCCTGTGCTGAACAGGGAATGTGTCGCGCAGGCGGTCCGCACCGGGCTGGGCCTGAAGGCGCATATCAATCCGGTCAGCCGTTTCGACCGGAAGAACTATTTCTATGCCGATCTGCCACAGGGTTATCAGATCAGCCAGTTTGCACATCCGATTGTCGGCTCTGGCACGATCGAGATCGAATTGCAGGACGGCTCCACGCGCCAGATCGGGGTAACCCGGCTGCATCTGGAGCAGGATGCCGGTAAATCCCTGCATGATCAGGATCCGACCCGCAGCTTCATCGACCTGAACCGCTCGGGCGTTGCGCTGATGGAGATCGTCAGCGAGCCGGATATGCGCAGCCCGGAGGAGGCTGGCGCCTATCTGCGTAAATTGCGGACGATCCTGCGTTACCTCGGCACCTGTGACGGCAATATGGAGGAAGGCTCCATGCGTGCCGACGTGAACGTGTCGGTGCGGCGTGCCGGAGAGCCATTCCGCACACGCTGCGAAATCAAGAACGTCAACTCGATCCGCTATGTGATGCAGGCGATCGAGGCTGAGGCGAAGCGCCAGATCGCGATTTGGGAAGAAGGGGAGGAGGTCGATCAGGAAACACGCCTGTTCGATCCGTCACGCGGCGAGACCCGGTCCATGCGCAGCAAGGAAGACGCGCATGATTACCGCTATTTCCCCGATCCCGATCTGCTGCCGTTGGTTCTGGATGAGGACTGGATCGAGGGGCTGAAAGCGTCCCTGCCGGAGCTTCCGGATGAAAAAAGCGCGCGCTTCGTCTCCGAATACGGGCTGACCCGGTATGATGCGGGCGTGCTGGTGGCGGAACAGGCCAGCGCCCATTTCTTCGAGACTGTGGCAAAGGGGCGTGATGCCCGTCTGGCGGCGAATTACATCACTGGCGATCTGTTCGCCGTGCTGAATCGCACCGGGCGCAGCATTACCGACAGCCCGATTTCAGCGGAGGCGCTGGGCGGTCTGCTCGATCTGCTGGCCGACAACACCATCAATGGCCGTATCGCCAAGGAAGTGTTCGAGGCCATGGCCGAAACCGGAGAGCATCCGGCGGATATTGTCGAAGCCCGTGGGCTGCGTCAGGTGACTGATACCGGAGCGATCGATACGGCGGTGGCGCAGGTTCTGGAGGCCAATCCCGACAAGCTGGCGGAATATCGCTCCGGCAAGGACAAGCTGTTCGGCTTCTTCGTCGGTCAGGTGATGAAGGCCATGCAGGGCAAAGGCAATCCCGCTCTGGTCAACGAGGCGTTGAAAAAGGCGCTCGGCTGA
- a CDS encoding superoxide dismutase yields the protein MAFELPSLPYSLNALAANGMSQETLELHHGKHHQAYVTALNGFVEKNPELQGKSLEEIIKATYNKADVAPVFNNAGQHWNHIVFWQNLSPNGGRIPTRLEQKLVADFGSVDTFKEQFKTAATTQFGSGWAWLVLGSDGKLKVTKSPNGVNPVATDEGKVLLALDVWEHSYYVDFRNRRPDYVQNYLDKLANYEFAEAQLG from the coding sequence ATGGCTTTTGAACTTCCCTCCCTGCCCTATTCGCTGAATGCCCTCGCGGCCAACGGCATGTCGCAGGAAACACTCGAACTGCACCATGGCAAGCATCATCAGGCGTATGTGACTGCTCTGAATGGTTTCGTCGAGAAAAACCCGGAACTGCAGGGCAAATCTCTCGAAGAGATCATCAAGGCCACCTATAACAAGGCCGATGTCGCCCCGGTGTTCAACAATGCCGGCCAGCATTGGAACCATATCGTATTCTGGCAGAATCTCAGCCCGAATGGCGGCCGGATTCCTACCCGACTCGAACAGAAGCTCGTCGCGGATTTCGGCAGCGTGGACACGTTCAAGGAACAGTTCAAGACCGCTGCCACCACCCAGTTCGGCTCCGGCTGGGCCTGGCTGGTGCTGGGTTCCGACGGCAAGCTGAAAGTGACCAAAAGCCCGAACGGCGTAAACCCGGTCGCGACCGATGAAGGCAAGGTTCTGCTGGCGCTGGATGTGTGGGAGCACAGCTACTACGTCGATTTCCGCAACCGCCGCCCGGACTACGTCCAGAACTATCTGGACAAGCTGGCCAATTACGAATTCGCTGAAGCCCAGCTGGGCTGA
- a CDS encoding squalene/phytoene synthase family protein, producing MSPSLNEPVLSPAAHVVRRYDPDRFFASLFAAPDRRESLMLLYALNHELVRAREVASTPIVALIRLQWWREVVEGVEKRHELATPLGAALKAGQLDREGLLALIEAREADTEESFPDSLTLWHYLEQTAGQVAVLAGQILGAGKQEQVRLRRLGAVYGLAGVVHGVCAHAAQGRVLVPVAELHAAGLEPEALTSAPHEAGNIAAGPLQALATEGQRRLRLCRGRVGRGWMAAALPAVLARRDLARPIFGSINPSQRGLGDRLAVLMAALSGRI from the coding sequence ATGTCCCCGTCACTGAATGAACCTGTTCTCAGCCCTGCTGCCCACGTTGTCAGGCGGTATGATCCGGATCGTTTTTTCGCGTCCTTGTTTGCCGCCCCGGACAGGCGTGAAAGCCTCATGCTTCTATACGCTTTGAACCATGAACTGGTTCGGGCAAGGGAAGTGGCCAGCACGCCGATTGTTGCGCTGATCCGTCTGCAATGGTGGCGGGAGGTAGTCGAAGGCGTGGAAAAACGCCACGAACTGGCGACTCCGCTGGGGGCAGCGCTGAAAGCGGGACAACTGGATCGGGAAGGGCTGCTGGCTCTGATCGAGGCGCGTGAAGCCGATACGGAGGAGTCTTTCCCCGATTCCCTGACGCTATGGCATTATCTGGAGCAGACAGCCGGACAGGTCGCTGTGCTGGCCGGGCAGATCCTTGGGGCAGGCAAGCAGGAACAGGTGCGCCTGCGCCGTCTGGGAGCCGTATATGGGCTGGCCGGGGTTGTGCATGGGGTCTGTGCCCATGCCGCGCAGGGGCGCGTTCTGGTACCAGTGGCAGAGCTGCATGCAGCCGGGCTGGAGCCGGAGGCGCTGACCAGCGCGCCGCATGAGGCAGGCAATATTGCTGCCGGCCCTTTGCAGGCATTGGCAACCGAGGGGCAGCGGCGATTGCGGCTATGCCGTGGCCGGGTGGGACGAGGCTGGATGGCGGCGGCTTTGCCCGCAGTGCTGGCCCGCCGTGATCTGGCCCGGCCCATTTTCGGTAGCATTAACCCATCGCAGCGAGGCCTTGGAGACCGCCTGGCGGTGCTGATGGCTGCGCTAAGCGGCAGGATTTAA